One window of Deltaproteobacteria bacterium genomic DNA carries:
- a CDS encoding N-acetylmuramoyl-L-alanine amidase, translated as MPSPVRSRSIARVACVCVVLFAATAAYADATLVVIGGESTTLRRVYEQDGEIWIGARELLEALGFQVTWNASSEKLIGHGNDRSVLLTPGIEHVVAGAKTRRLAHAPRFVGGELCVPVEFVERALPQILGTQAHLEAVHPSPIAVAPTFAATVSVLKKIVVDAGHGGHDAGATSPEGIKEKDINLGVALKRRELLERNTQIDVVLTRDGDYFIPLAGRTQIGNRSEADLFLSIHSNGSVNRAATGLETYFLAYEATDRQAARLAAEENRVVSLEENSPFAAFTEGDDLAAMLRDMVNADNMRASEHLAAAVQRRIVEYMHLPNRGVKQAPFFVLVGSKNPAILVEVGFASNPVEARRLAEEQTQWVLAEALFQAIMYYDETLAESRAGERP; from the coding sequence ATGCCCTCGCCCGTCCGAAGCCGTTCGATCGCCCGCGTCGCTTGCGTTTGTGTTGTTCTCTTCGCGGCGACCGCCGCATACGCCGACGCGACGCTCGTCGTGATCGGCGGCGAATCCACAACGCTGCGCCGCGTTTACGAGCAGGACGGCGAGATCTGGATCGGTGCGCGCGAGCTGCTGGAGGCGCTGGGGTTTCAGGTCACGTGGAACGCGTCGAGCGAGAAGTTGATCGGCCACGGGAACGATCGAAGCGTGCTCCTGACGCCCGGAATCGAACACGTCGTCGCCGGGGCGAAGACGCGCCGCCTCGCGCACGCGCCGCGCTTCGTGGGCGGGGAACTGTGTGTCCCGGTCGAATTCGTCGAGCGCGCCCTGCCCCAGATCCTGGGCACGCAGGCTCACCTCGAAGCCGTACACCCGTCGCCGATCGCCGTGGCCCCGACCTTCGCCGCGACGGTGTCCGTTCTGAAAAAGATCGTCGTGGACGCCGGGCACGGCGGGCACGACGCCGGCGCGACATCGCCCGAGGGCATCAAGGAAAAGGACATCAACCTCGGTGTCGCGCTCAAGCGGCGCGAGCTGCTCGAACGCAACACGCAGATCGACGTGGTCCTGACGCGCGACGGCGACTACTTCATTCCGCTGGCCGGGCGCACGCAGATCGGCAATCGGTCCGAGGCCGACCTGTTCCTGTCGATTCATTCGAACGGATCGGTCAATCGCGCGGCGACCGGCCTGGAAACGTATTTTCTCGCCTATGAGGCGACCGACCGGCAGGCGGCGCGGCTGGCCGCCGAGGAAAACCGCGTCGTTTCGCTGGAGGAGAATTCGCCGTTTGCCGCGTTCACCGAGGGCGACGATCTGGCAGCCATGCTGCGCGACATGGTGAACGCCGACAACATGCGCGCATCGGAGCACTTGGCGGCCGCGGTGCAGCGGCGCATCGTGGAGTACATGCACCTACCCAACCGGGGAGTGAAACAGGCGCCGTTTTTCGTGCTGGTGGGATCGAAGAATCCGGCGATTCTCGTCGAGGTCGGTTTCGCCAGCAATCCGGTCGAGGCGCGGCGACTGGCCGAGGAACAGACGCAGTGGGTGCTCGCCGAGGCGCTGTTTCAAGCGATCATGTATTATGACGAAACGCTCGCCGAATCACGCGCGGGCGAGCGGCCCTGA
- a CDS encoding YihY family inner membrane protein gives MSILERLFRYDPSGDPPIQRRAVRFAQFVAQLLGEFGKDACVVRANALAYASLLALVPLTAVLLSMFSVFAAFGDMKERLQEFLFTNLIPAKSGEIMTYMNTFAANTKQLGAIGAVAMLVTSVMLFQNIEKNINAIWKNKGKRRFVQKVMIFTAVLVWGTAFLGASFYITGKVQKMMIYQEIMQIGFLSRLLWSLFPVVFSSLAFAFVMTVVPATKVRFRSALIGGVTGAILFEVGKRLFARWAAGAVSYSVIYGSLALVPLFLIWLYVTWLIVLFATEVTFVHQNFHALLKNRVFGELDAQKRLLLSVQIYLFIANRFRDGEPPSEVDDIADRFAVPIELAEEVLDGFVESKLLAVVEEPSPGFIPARSPAALPIRELVFSVFRTRDAKFALPASESTDRLAAAIVDQFENAGYEAIGAADVESLLADSGPLARA, from the coding sequence TTGAGCATTCTCGAAAGGCTCTTCCGTTACGACCCCTCGGGCGATCCACCGATTCAGCGGCGCGCGGTGCGTTTCGCGCAGTTCGTGGCGCAACTTTTGGGCGAATTCGGCAAGGACGCGTGCGTGGTGAGGGCGAACGCGCTGGCCTACGCGTCGCTGCTCGCGCTGGTGCCGCTGACGGCGGTGCTGCTCTCGATGTTCTCGGTTTTCGCGGCGTTCGGCGACATGAAGGAACGGTTGCAGGAGTTCCTCTTCACGAACCTGATTCCGGCCAAAAGCGGCGAGATCATGACCTACATGAACACCTTCGCCGCCAACACGAAACAGCTCGGCGCGATCGGCGCGGTCGCCATGCTCGTCACGTCGGTCATGCTGTTTCAAAACATCGAAAAAAACATCAACGCGATCTGGAAGAACAAGGGCAAACGGCGCTTCGTTCAGAAGGTCATGATCTTTACGGCGGTGCTGGTGTGGGGGACGGCGTTTCTCGGCGCGAGCTTCTACATCACCGGCAAGGTCCAGAAAATGATGATCTATCAGGAGATCATGCAGATCGGATTTCTGTCGCGCCTCCTCTGGTCGCTGTTTCCGGTGGTCTTCTCGTCGCTCGCCTTTGCGTTCGTCATGACCGTCGTTCCCGCGACGAAGGTCCGTTTTCGCAGCGCCCTCATCGGTGGCGTGACCGGGGCCATCCTGTTCGAAGTCGGCAAGCGCCTTTTCGCGCGCTGGGCGGCCGGCGCGGTGAGCTATTCCGTCATCTACGGCTCACTCGCCCTGGTGCCGCTGTTTCTCATTTGGCTTTACGTCACGTGGCTGATCGTGCTGTTCGCGACGGAGGTGACTTTCGTCCATCAGAATTTCCACGCGCTGCTCAAGAACCGCGTTTTCGGCGAACTCGACGCGCAGAAGCGCCTGCTGCTGTCCGTGCAGATCTATCTCTTTATCGCGAATCGATTTCGCGACGGGGAGCCTCCTTCCGAGGTCGACGATATCGCCGATCGTTTCGCCGTGCCGATCGAACTCGCCGAGGAGGTCCTCGACGGCTTCGTCGAATCGAAGTTGCTAGCCGTGGTCGAGGAGCCGTCGCCCGGCTTCATCCCGGCGCGTTCACCGGCGGCGCTGCCGATTCGCGAGCTGGTATTCAGCGTGTTTCGGACGCGGGATGCGAAGTTCGCACTGCCCGCCAGCGAATCGACGGATCGACTGGCCGCGGCCATCGTGGATCAGTTCGAAAATGCGGGATACGAGGCAATCGGCGCGGCGGATGTGGAGTCGTTGTTGGCGGATTCAGGGCCGCTCGCCCGCGCGTGA
- a CDS encoding prephenate dehydrogenase/arogenate dehydrogenase family protein, translated as MAFRRVVIAGFGLIGASFALAVRRVAPATVIEAVDVPEQLARLRGLSAADRVESVDALPRLAVNADLVVLAAPAQHIPMLIDDVAGAIGPGTLVTDVAGAKSAICAHAAKTLGGGAFIGGHPMSGSERSGAYAADALLFHQRPWILCPLPGVNPDRMLDLIRFVESLGARPITLDPAEHDRLVAMISHLPQLLATALMRTVGGAVEDRDLAFKIAGNGFRDMTRLAASDFRPWSGVLSGNRADIERALDEFEATWRDLRRRLRDGEIEGLWNEAATMRRRVLDRTLEAVPRTRPLVDAKG; from the coding sequence ATGGCATTTAGGCGCGTCGTCATCGCCGGCTTCGGTCTGATCGGGGCGTCGTTCGCGCTTGCGGTGCGCCGCGTCGCGCCGGCCACGGTCATCGAGGCCGTCGATGTACCGGAACAGCTCGCGCGATTGCGCGGGCTCAGTGCCGCGGATCGCGTCGAATCGGTCGATGCCTTGCCGCGACTCGCCGTCAACGCCGATCTCGTCGTGCTCGCCGCGCCGGCGCAGCACATCCCCATGCTCATCGACGACGTCGCGGGCGCGATCGGACCAGGGACGCTTGTGACCGACGTGGCGGGCGCCAAATCCGCGATCTGCGCGCACGCGGCAAAAACGCTGGGCGGCGGCGCCTTCATCGGCGGCCATCCGATGAGCGGATCGGAGCGCTCCGGCGCTTATGCCGCGGACGCACTGCTGTTTCACCAGCGGCCTTGGATTCTGTGTCCGCTGCCGGGCGTAAATCCCGATCGAATGCTCGATCTCATCAGATTCGTCGAGTCGCTCGGCGCGCGACCGATCACGCTCGATCCCGCCGAACACGACCGGCTCGTCGCGATGATCAGCCACCTGCCGCAACTCCTTGCCACCGCGCTCATGCGTACGGTCGGGGGCGCGGTCGAGGACCGCGACCTCGCGTTCAAGATCGCCGGCAACGGATTTCGCGACATGACTCGGCTGGCGGCTTCGGATTTCCGACCGTGGAGCGGCGTGCTTTCCGGCAATCGGGCGGATATCGAGCGGGCGCTCGATGAATTCGAGGCGACGTGGCGCGACTTGAGACGTCGATTGCGTGACGGCGAGATTGAGGGATTGTGGAACGAGGCCGCGACGATGCGCCGTCGCGTTCTCGATCGCACGCTCGAAGCGGTGCCGAGAACGCGCCCCCTCGTGGACGCAAAAGGCTGA
- the aroF gene encoding 3-deoxy-7-phosphoheptulonate synthase gives MVIVMDRYSTPEQIDAVIEKVHGFGLDVHRSDGVEQTVLGVVGHGGKLAREEFLVMPGVTDVVKISSSYKLPSRTFQKDDTIVDVEGVLIGGPEVVVMAGPCSVESEEQINVSAAAVAASGGRILRGGAYKPRSSPSSFQGLGLDGLKLLRDAADRYGLKVVSEVMSTEQIETMLPYVDLFQVGARNMQNFTMLTELGKQRKPVLLKRGLSATIEEWLLSAEYLMAGGNMQVVLCERGIRSYDQQTRNIMDISSIPVVKHLSHLPIVADPSHATGIRDYVAPVARAAVAAGADGLMVEIHPNPEKALSDGPQSLYLDQFATLMRRCRIIATTLGRNIAPERDDGI, from the coding sequence ATGGTGATCGTGATGGATCGCTACAGCACGCCCGAGCAGATCGACGCCGTAATCGAGAAGGTCCACGGTTTCGGGCTCGACGTGCATCGCAGCGACGGCGTCGAGCAGACGGTGCTGGGCGTGGTGGGCCACGGCGGCAAGCTCGCGCGCGAGGAATTTCTGGTCATGCCCGGCGTCACGGACGTCGTGAAGATCTCGTCGTCGTACAAGCTGCCCAGCCGCACGTTTCAGAAGGACGACACGATCGTGGACGTGGAAGGCGTGCTGATCGGCGGGCCGGAGGTCGTCGTGATGGCCGGGCCGTGTTCCGTCGAGAGCGAGGAGCAGATCAACGTGTCGGCGGCGGCGGTGGCCGCGTCCGGCGGTCGGATTCTGCGCGGCGGCGCGTACAAGCCGCGATCTTCCCCCTCCAGTTTTCAGGGCCTCGGCCTCGATGGACTCAAGCTTCTGCGCGACGCGGCGGACCGATACGGCCTGAAGGTCGTATCCGAGGTGATGTCCACCGAGCAGATCGAGACGATGCTGCCCTACGTCGACCTGTTTCAGGTCGGCGCGCGCAACATGCAGAACTTCACGATGCTGACGGAACTCGGCAAGCAGCGAAAGCCGGTGCTGCTCAAGCGCGGCCTGTCGGCCACCATCGAAGAATGGTTGCTGTCCGCGGAATACCTGATGGCGGGCGGCAACATGCAGGTTGTGCTGTGCGAGCGCGGCATCCGTTCCTACGATCAACAGACGCGCAACATCATGGACATTTCGTCGATTCCCGTGGTGAAGCATCTGTCGCACCTGCCGATCGTGGCCGATCCCAGCCACGCGACCGGCATCCGCGACTACGTCGCGCCCGTCGCGCGGGCGGCGGTGGCGGCGGGGGCTGACGGACTCATGGTCGAGATTCACCCGAATCCCGAGAAGGCGCTGTCCGACGGCCCGCAATCGCTCTATCTCGACCAGTTCGCCACGCTCATGCGGCGTTGCCGGATCATCGCGACCACACTCGGACGCAATATCGCCCCCGAGCGGGACGATGGCATTTAG
- a CDS encoding ABC transporter permease, whose product MSDRLVDIYRHRYLLRGFVRTDLRNRYGASFLGFFWSVIHPLLLVLLYTFVFGYILDINVGGNAGPKNYGLFLFAGMLPWLAISDAIHRSSQVFLENRDLVKQVNFPKFLMPMRCVIGAFLHELIAMAVYVPVLVIVGHIVPSGIGVGLLIAILPLQLMFTLGITLFVSAVSVFYKDAREMIGAVLTLWFFGTPIVFPMSLVPEKVVYLFYLNPASWLINAYRAALLGDEMPEPLGFLYFSLAPLLMLVVGWAWFRRLSRDFADLI is encoded by the coding sequence TTGTCCGACCGACTCGTCGACATCTACCGCCACCGCTATCTGCTTCGCGGCTTTGTCCGAACCGATCTGCGCAACCGGTACGGCGCGAGCTTTCTGGGCTTTTTCTGGTCGGTCATTCATCCGCTTCTGCTCGTGCTGCTCTACACCTTCGTCTTCGGCTACATCCTCGACATCAACGTGGGCGGCAACGCGGGGCCGAAAAACTACGGCCTTTTCCTCTTCGCGGGCATGCTGCCCTGGCTGGCGATCTCCGATGCGATCCATCGATCGTCGCAGGTCTTTCTCGAAAACCGCGACCTCGTGAAGCAGGTGAATTTTCCGAAATTCCTGATGCCGATGCGGTGCGTGATCGGAGCTTTTTTGCACGAGCTCATCGCCATGGCCGTGTACGTGCCGGTGCTCGTCATCGTCGGCCACATCGTGCCGAGCGGGATCGGCGTCGGCTTGCTCATCGCGATCCTGCCCCTGCAACTGATGTTCACGCTTGGGATCACGCTGTTCGTGAGCGCCGTTTCGGTCTTTTACAAGGACGCCCGGGAGATGATCGGCGCGGTGCTGACGCTCTGGTTCTTCGGGACGCCGATCGTGTTCCCCATGTCGCTGGTGCCGGAGAAGGTCGTGTACCTGTTTTATCTGAATCCGGCTTCGTGGCTGATCAACGCATATCGCGCGGCGCTGCTCGGCGACGAGATGCCCGAGCCCCTGGGTTTCCTCTACTTTTCGTTGGCACCGCTGCTCATGCTCGTCGTCGGGTGGGCGTGGTTTCGGCGGCTTTCGCGCGACTTCGCCGACCTGATATGA
- a CDS encoding TraR/DksA family transcriptional regulator, which produces MELTVEELEQYRATLLQKREEIISKAKYTLGEGSLSGGTEGDEADQASHATEAALAWRLLDKDRKLLREIEHALAKFEEGEFGYCEGTGKPIDKRRLAIRPWTRYSVEHKSELEREKRQRRAGSGTKIDTLF; this is translated from the coding sequence ATGGAACTGACCGTAGAAGAACTCGAACAGTATCGCGCCACGCTGTTACAGAAGCGCGAGGAAATCATCTCGAAGGCCAAGTACACCCTCGGTGAGGGCAGCCTTTCCGGCGGCACCGAAGGCGACGAAGCCGATCAGGCGAGCCACGCAACGGAGGCCGCCTTGGCCTGGCGGTTGCTGGACAAGGACCGAAAGCTCCTGCGGGAGATCGAGCACGCCCTTGCCAAGTTCGAGGAAGGCGAATTCGGATACTGCGAGGGCACGGGCAAGCCGATCGACAAGCGACGGCTCGCGATTCGCCCGTGGACGCGTTATTCGGTCGAACACAAGTCCGAACTGGAACGCGAGAAGCGGCAGCGTCGGGCCGGCAGCGGCACGAAGATCGACACGCTGTTCTAG
- the wecB gene encoding UDP-N-acetylglucosamine 2-epimerase (non-hydrolyzing), with protein sequence MIRSLFVFGTRPEAIKLAPVIREMRARSDTYEVLVVVTAQHRQMLDQVLRLFDIVPDIDLAIMRPNQSLDMIVARAIEGLGEAMDRLKPDVVLVQGDTTTTFVGALAAFHRRIPVAHVEAGLRTWDPWSPFPEEINRQLTSRLAAVHFPPTSWSRDNLLREGIDPARVHITGNTVIDALLEITGREYLFTDPILATLPKKTILITAHRRESFGEPFRQMCLAMRAIAEMFPACALVYPVHLNPNVREPVFEILSGAANIHLVEPLDYEPFVHLMKKAHIILTDSGGVQEEAPSLGKPVLVMREKTERPEGIEAGTVRLVGNDGTKIVSEVSRLLDDADAYRAMAEAKNPYGDGRASKRIADIVPAYCK encoded by the coding sequence TTGATTCGGAGTTTGTTCGTGTTCGGCACACGGCCCGAGGCCATCAAACTCGCCCCGGTGATCCGGGAAATGCGAGCGAGATCGGATACTTACGAGGTTCTCGTCGTCGTGACCGCCCAGCACCGTCAGATGCTCGATCAGGTGCTGCGTCTGTTCGATATCGTGCCCGACATCGACCTTGCGATCATGCGTCCCAACCAATCCCTCGACATGATCGTGGCCCGTGCCATCGAGGGCCTCGGCGAGGCGATGGACCGGCTGAAGCCCGACGTCGTCCTCGTCCAGGGCGACACCACCACCACCTTCGTCGGTGCGCTCGCGGCCTTTCATCGCCGAATCCCGGTCGCCCACGTCGAGGCGGGGTTGCGGACTTGGGACCCCTGGTCGCCCTTTCCCGAAGAGATCAACCGCCAGCTCACCTCGCGCCTCGCCGCCGTCCACTTTCCGCCGACAAGCTGGTCGCGCGACAACCTGCTGCGCGAGGGCATCGACCCCGCCCGCGTGCATATCACGGGCAACACGGTGATCGACGCGCTGCTCGAAATCACAGGGCGCGAGTACCTCTTCACCGATCCGATCCTCGCGACGCTGCCGAAAAAGACGATCCTCATCACGGCCCACCGCCGCGAGAGTTTCGGCGAACCGTTTCGCCAAATGTGCCTCGCCATGCGCGCGATCGCCGAGATGTTCCCCGCGTGCGCGCTCGTCTACCCGGTGCACCTCAATCCGAATGTACGCGAGCCGGTGTTCGAGATTCTGTCCGGCGCGGCGAATATCCACCTCGTCGAACCGCTCGACTACGAGCCCTTCGTCCACCTGATGAAAAAAGCCCACATCATCCTCACCGACTCGGGCGGCGTGCAGGAAGAGGCCCCGTCGCTCGGCAAGCCCGTGCTGGTGATGCGCGAAAAAACCGAACGGCCCGAGGGAATCGAGGCGGGCACGGTGCGTCTCGTCGGAAACGACGGCACCAAGATCGTCAGCGAGGTCTCGCGCCTGCTCGACGACGCCGACGCGTATCGCGCGATGGCCGAAGCGAAAAACCCTTACGGCGACGGTCGCGCGTCGAAGCGCATCGCGGACATCGTCCCGGCCTATTGCAAATAG